In Bacillus marinisedimentorum, the genomic window TCGCCCGCCGTTCCCATGATCTGCTTGTCAATAAGTACGGCCTCCAGCCATCAGACTTGATTTTTGATCCGCTTGTATTTCCGGTCGGAACAGGAGACGAGGAATATATAGGATCGGCGGAGGCGACAGTTGAAGGCATCAGGCTCATTAAAGAAGCACTGCCGGAGTCACTGACGATCCTGGGTGTAAGCAACGTATCTTTCGGCCTTCCTCCGGTCGGTCGTGAAGTGCTGAATGCAGTTTACATGTACCATTGCACAAAAGCGGGCCTTGATTATGCGATCGTCAATACGGAAAAGCTGGAGCGCTATGCTTCCATTCCTGAAGAGGAAGTGAAGCTTGCCGATGACCTGCTTTTCAATACGAATGACGAGACCCTTGCTGCGTTCACGGCTTTTTACCGCGGGAAGAAAAAGGAATCGAAGGTGCAGTCTGAATCGCTGACGCTTGAAGAAAGGCTCTCTGCCTATATCATTGAAGGAACGAAAGAGGGCTTGTATAAAGATCTTGACGAAGCGCTCGAAAAATATGAAGACCCGCTTGATATCATTAACGGGCCGCTGATGGACGGGATGGCCGAGGTAGGCCGCCTTTTCAACGACAACCAGTTGATTGTGGCCGAAGTGCTTCAGAGTGCCGAGGCAATGAAAGCGGCCGTCAGCCACCTTGAACCGTATATGGAAACGAATGATAACAGTTCGTCCAAAGGAAAAGTGCTGCTTGCCACCGTAAAAGGGGACGTCCATGATATCGGCAAAAACCTCGTAGATATCATTTTGAGCAACAATGGCTTTAACGTTGTCGATCTTGGCATTAAGGTGACGCCTGCAGAGCTGATCGAAGCGATCCGCAATGAAAAGCCGGATCTGCTCGGCCTTTCCGGACTGCTCGTCAAATCGGCACGGGAAATGGTCATCACCGCCCAGGACTTGAAGGCGTCGGGAATCGAACTGCCAATTCTTGTCGGGGGCGCAGCTTTATCCCGGAAATTCACGGACGGCAAAATCGCTCCGGAATACGGAGGCCCGGTCATTTATGCAAAGGACGCTATGCAAGGTCTTTCCCTTGCGAACGACCTGCAAAATGAAAGCAGGCGCGCCGGTTTGCTTGAACAAATTGGTGAAAGGCAGAGCCGCCAGGCCGCAAAGGCTCCCGCGGCAGCATCCGGATCTGCGACGGCCGTCGCTGTAAAAACGAAAAAGGCTGATATCGCCGAAGCACCTGTTTACGTCCCAAAGGACACAGACCGGCATATTTTGAAGGATATTCCCGTCGCGCACCTGCTTCCCTACGTGAACATGCAAATGCTGCTCGGCCATCATCTCGGTTTAAAGGGAAAAGTCAATGAGATGCTCGCCGATAAACACGAAAAAGCGGTCGTACTGAAAGAAGTGATCGATGGTATTCTGGCCGAGCATGAAGCGGAACCTATTTTTGAACCGGCCGGTGTGTATCAGTTCTTCCCGGCCCAGGAAGACGGCGACACTATTTTCATTTATCAGCCGGACGATCATGCAAAGGTTCTCGAAACCTTTGAATTTCCACGCCAGAACAAGCCGCCGCATCTGTGCCTGTCCGATTTTCTCCGTGGAAAAGGGAGCGGCACGATGGATTATGCCGGCTTTATGGCGGTCACTTCCGGCCGTAAAGTACGAGAGAAGGCCGAAGAATACAAGGCGAACGGCGAATTTTTGAAAAGCCATGCCGTCCAGGCGCTTGCACTTGAACTGGCCGAAGGCTTCGCGGAACGGATGCACCAGCTGATGCGCGATCAGTGGGGCTTCCCGGACCGTCCGGATATGACGATGCAGGAGCGGTTCAGCGCCAAATACCAGGGCCAGCGCTTTTCATTCGGATATCCGGCCTGTCCGGATCTGGAGGACCAGGAAAAGCTGTTCAGGCTTATCACTCCTGAAGATGCCGGCATCGACCTGACGGACGGTTTCATGATGTCACCGGAGGCATCGGTGTCAGCGATGGTATTCGCCCATCCGCAGGCGAGATATTTTAATGTGTTGTAGAGCTGAAAAGAGGAGGGTTCCTGCACATGATTGCTGCAGGAACCCTTTTTTTATTTAGATAAAGCAAAGGGAATTGTTGATTGGCTCAAATGAAATCTCACAGGTTTCCGTGCCCATAAATGAATTGATGTGCAGTTCTGCTTATCCTAGAATAGCACCTCATGAACTGCTTCGTTCACTAAGACGGCATAACGAAGCCATAGATAAGCGAAAAACAACAAAATTGCTGCGTTAACTGTTACAGTGATTAGGATATAATTTTTCTTCATCGGATGATCACCCATGAATTTTTCGCTTAACAAAATGACATAGGCAGCAATAAAAAACGGAGCAATGACAGCGGCAGCCAATACCCAGCGATTAAAGTGTTCCATATATGTGTCCAGAATAGCTAGGCTTTCCTCTTCATTACTTACATCAGAGTTCATAACAGTCATGGGATTGTTGAGGCCCTCATAAATGACCAGCTGGTCCTGCTCTGTTATTTCATAACGAATATACTGAAAATCAAAAACAAAGAAATAGATTCCAACTAACATAATCAAACTAATAAAAAAAGTGGAGAACCACGCAAGCCTCTTTGATTTCACAAAGGCGCCCCTTCCCAGATGAATTGACTTAAAATTCAGTTGAACATCCTACCGCTTTAAACCGAGCCTTCCAGCAAATCAACACGCTGGCTCTCCAGGTCCTTAAGATCTTTTTCAACATTTTGCTTAAGGGTTCCGAGGTCGCCAAGCAGTCTTCCCACCTTGTCTTTCTGCTCTTCGATTTCATCAAGGGCTTTATTAATCTTCCCCTGGACAAGGAGGTCGCTGAAAAAGTCATCAAAGAAATAGTCTGCGAAGGTAAGAAGTCCGGAAATATCAATCGAGAGATGCAGTTCCTGATTGATATCGATCAATTCTTTTTGGAAGATCCGCATGTCTTTCTGGGCTGCATGGATGGTGTCTCTGGCATCATTGATATGGTTGTGTTTTACTGCAGTTGACAGTAATCCGCCGCCAAGCAAGTCGAATGTACCCCAATTTTTCGCTTTATAGAGGGATTCTTCTGCAAATCCGAGCGAGGACATGACGTTTTCGCCTGCTGTCACCGCTTCTGAAATTTCTGTTTGCAGTGCCTTAAACTCGGCGGCCTGGTCATTGATGCTGTGCAGTTCTTCGGTAAGCGGGGAATTGCTGTCGGTGATCGCTTCCTCGATTTCTTCCAGCACCGTTTGAACGTCCAGCTCAGCCTGTTTAACCGATTCCAGTATACTTGCAAGCTGCTCGATTTCCTCTTCAATCTCTTTTACCGCGAGTGTTGCCTCATCGTACTTCACCCGTGCAGCAATCGCTTCCTGCTGCTCTTTTTCAAGGCGTTCCTGCTTCGATCCCGAAATCGCAGCCACAAGATTTTGCAGGCTCATACCGGTAAGCTTATTGACATCTTCCTCTTCTTTCTCGAGCTGTTTTCGCTGTCGGGCAGCATCGCCTTTTTTGATTTCCAACTCCTGCCGGTAGCTTTGCAGCTGTGCTTCCCATTTTTGTTTATGCCGTTTTTTGTCTTTGGCAGCTTCAAGCTGCTTGTTTAATTGTTCTATCAAGTTTAGCCCTCCTGTCTTTTTTCAGTTGATTGCGTGACTGCGGTAAGTTCTATGGCTTATGTAAAACGTTCGGCTAATCTGTGTGTCAAAAAATATAAGCAGCGGAATTATGGAAACGGACGACAGCCAAGATGACCCCACATTATTCCAATGCTATACGGAACCAAAGTCCAGAGACCCGAAAACCGGACTTTACCAGACTAATTCGCAAACCACACCCGCCGCCAAAAAGCCGCTTTCCTTTTCCATACGAATCAGCCCCCAAAATGTTCCAGCATTCCAGCAAAAAAAAAAGCACGCCTCCTTCATCGGAAAGCGTGCCTTATCTTATTTTTCCTGCAAATAATTGGCGAGTTTCTCGCGGTATTCTTTTCCGCGATCTTTTTTGATCTTTTTAAATTTCTCGAGAAGATCGTCTCCTGTATATCCTTCTTCGATCAGGTCGCCAAGAAGGATATCTGATACGTCTTTTTTATCCTGGATCATAACTGCATCAAGGAGGACGCTTATATGCTCTTCAAGCTTAGTGATTGACCTGAGCCTGGCCACAAATGCAGCAGGAGGGTTATCCCTTTTGGTGATGGTGACCTCCACTTTCAAGTCGCCGGCCTCAAGCTCATTTATCACATGGGCAACATCTTCTTCCAGGGCAAGGGCTTCGATGAGCCATCTGTGATTGGCCTCTTCTCTATTAATAATCAAACCGTCAACCAGGGGGATTTCATGAAGTTTTGATTGGGTCCCTTCTTCAGAAAGGATAAAAAAGGATTTCAGTTTGAATGTTTTCATTCCAATTTTCTCCTTTTTAAATGAGATTCCGTATTTCTATTCTTCCATAAGTATATAGCGGATAAACATAAACATCTAGTACTTTTCTGATTTGGGAGAAAGCATTGTCCCCCAGCCGGGTTGGCGGGCAGGCGAAAACAGTCGTCCAGTGCGGGCAGGGGCTGCAACGGCCGAAGTCAGGCTAGCTGAAAAGCGGGATTTTCGATTGGATGTCAATTAGCTTTTACATTCGGCCGCCAAACGGGTGTCGGGAACAGCAAAAATATGTAACTTTCAAGAAAAAGTCCATTTCATATGATTAAGCAGAGCTTTTAGGTAACAAAGAGTCCTCTTCCTTTAATAATGGGCCCAGGAATGCTTGTTCTTATCCAAGCCAGCTGGGTTGCTATAATAAGACAATATAAATAAAACCGTTTGGCTGTTAAAACTCTTGCGTTTTTGTTTGCTATTCAAACGAATAGTTATGGTGTTAAGCAAACTGTGTTTTAGTATATTATTCACCTGTTATATACATTTTCTACTCAGTATTGGAACAACTTACATATAGGGGATAAGGCTTTTTTATCACATATAGAAAATATATAATAAGAGAAAGACATGTCACGATTTGGACAGGCGCGGCAAATGCACGAGGTCGGGGAAAACCCGGGCAGTGTTGCCGGTATTGCCATGGTGCAGCTGTCTGTTAGGATGGCTTGAAGGAGAGGTTCTATGAAAGATCATTCATTATTTGCGGAAACATTTTACCAGTCCGGCGTTGGACAGGCGCTTTTATATATGGACGGAAGCATTGCTGATGTGAATAATGCATTTTGCGAGTTTACAGGTTATTCGAAAGAAGAAATTAAGGAATTGGGTGTTTTCGGGATCACATATCCGGATGACTATGATTCGGATGAGGAGCGGTTTGCGATGCTCCGCCGGCAGGAAATCAACCATTACCAGATGGAAAAGAGGTATCGCAGAAAGGGCGGCGGCTTCAGGTGGGGGCTGCTGAATGCTTCCATCATTCAAGATGGGACAGACGGGGAGCCTTTTATTTATTCACAGGTGCAGGACATCACCGAGCGGAAAAAGATGCTGCAGGATCTTGAAGAAAGTGAAGAACGATACCGCAGTCTTGTTGAGCATGCACCGGACGGCATTTTTGTCCATGATGAGCGGTTTCTTTACGTGAATCCGGCGTTTGCCCGGATGCTTGGTGCCGGTTCTCCCCATGAGATTGAGGGGCTGCAAACGTCTTCCTTTTTCACAAAACCGGAACGCGTACCAGTGCGCAGACAGCCGGAAGAATTTCCGAACAGCAGCCTTGAACCGAAACGATTCGAAACAGAGCTTGCAGCGGTTGACGGTACTTCAATTGAAGTTGAAGTGACAGCATTCAACACACACTTCAACGGGCGGCCGGCTGTGCAAGCCATTGTTCGTGATGTGACGGAACGAAATAAAATGAATCAGTGGCTGCAGCGTTCTGAAAAACTGTCAATGGTGGGGCAGCTCGCCGCCGCAGTAGCCCATGAAATCCGAAATCCGCTGACATCGGTGAAAGGGTTCATGCAGTTATTCAAAGAGACAAAGACATACAGTGACACGTATACAGATATCGTTTTCGAGGAATTGGACCGGGTCGAAACAATCATCAATGAGTTTCTCACACTGGCAAAACCGAAGGTAGATATCCACTTTGAACAGACAAGTCTTGCGAGGCTCATCAAACAGGTGGTCACATTGCTGGAAACACAGGCCCAACTGGATAACCATCAGATCATGTGCGACATTGACCCGGATATGGAGGAAATTGAGTGTGAATCAGGGTTATTGAAGCAGGTGCTCATAAATGTTATAAAAAATGGACTCGAGTCACTTGATGCAAAAGGGACAGTTAGGGTGACAGCGGTTCAGGCAGATGAAAAAACAGTGAAAATAGAAGTAACTGATAATGGCTCCGGTATTCCAGCCGATAGGCTCAAACACATCGGTGAACCGTTTTATTCAACAAAAGAAAAAGGGACAGGACTCGGCCTGATGACCAGTTATAAAAACATTGAGATTCATAAAGGATCACTTGGAATCGAGAGTGAAGTCGGGGAAGGGACGAAGGTTACGATTGTACTGCCGGTCGACCAGAAGCAAGATGAAGAATTCAAGGAGTAAGCCGGTTTCAAAGTGAGGGGTGCTGCAAAATCCTGGAAATCCTGCTTAACAGTATAGGCAAACCCGGCTGATATGCTGCATATAAAGAAAACCCGCCGATTGGCGAGCCTTCCGGCGTCAGCTATATTGAGAAAATTTGGCGCTGCCTCGAAATATTTCCCTGCTGGTGGAAATAAAGGACCTTCCACTCGGAAGGTCCTTTATTGTTCATCTAGAGCAGACTGTGTAACATATCAGATAAACTGCAGGTGCGGGGCACCATACCGGCCAATCAAGAACCTGCAGAGTGGGACGATTTGGAAGGCCCGATTGTTCGTGTGCGGGCAGCGGGCGTTTTGATAAAAATTCCAAACGGTTTGCCCACTGGTATTATCACTTTGCCAAAGTGGGTGTTCAGGACACTAGCAGCAGAACCGTAGAAGCTGAATAAGGCGATCAGCAGTTCTGATACAGCTGCCAGTTGGTGCATCGCCTCAGGTGCAATGCCTAAAGTGGAGAAAGCAAGACCGATAAATAGGAAATCAATTAAGACGAAAATGATAAATAAGACTTTGTGTGTTTCCATAGCGCCAACTGTCATAAATAAGCTGAAGATCAAGTAGCCGATAAACGCAATTCCCAATTGTCTGGAATCAACGGCAGCAGCTGCCGCCTCGCCGAATACACCATACTCGATCAGCCATGATGTGCCGATACCGAGCCAGAAAAGGCCGAATGCCCCAAACGCTGTTGTGCCGAAAGTGTTATTATGCTTCGCATCATGAAAGCTTGCGAATAGCTGAGCAAGTCCTCCCAGGAAAATGGCCCACGGTAAAACGAATGAAACCCCGTCTGTCCATCCGAGTTTTGCGGAGGATGCTACAAGGGTAACCATAGCCAGCCCGAAAAGACCGAGTGCAGAAGGGTCTGCTGTTGTGATTTGAATCCGCTGAGTGGTTTGTGATTGATTCATGATGTTAACTCCTTCTCAATGTTATTGATAGAATCTGATAAAAAAGCAGCCAGCGAGTCTCTTGTTTCCTGTTCTCTGCACAAAAACAAAGATTCCTTGTCCGCGCAAAAATGTGTCAGACTGGTGAAATTATCATTCTGTCTCCTTTTTTGCTGAGCGGAACCTAATAAAACCGCCAGTGAAAAAAGTGAAAGATGGACTGGTGCATAACGGGGGAAAGACCACCTGGACCGCCCCCCGCTTGGTTTATGGGATGGAATGGTGTTCATTCCGAAGATTTCCGCCTGAGAAAAGGCCTCTTTTTTATCCGGTTTCATTTTACACGGGTATGAATACGTTCACAACAGAAAATGTTATCCAAATATAATTTTAGAATAAAGGGAATTCTTTAATGAATTTAGACTATTCACTCGAGAGTCATAAAATAAGCCAATATGTCTTTTGGAAGAATAATGAGTGAACAACTTACTTTATGGTAAAAATACAATAATTAAATGAACCATTAACCTGGTTCCGATGGGTTTTTCCGAGTCTGTGGGAATAGGGAGGACAGCCCTTCTAATCATGTCTTAGTCTGCCTCAAGCCAGAAGACCTTGAGAATGAAATGGGAGATATTGATGAAGAAAGTATGAATTAGGGATTATCCTGCAATAAAACAATTATTGGACAGGGAAACATTTAATCACACATTTTCTTATTCTATTCTCGAAGGAATCGTAAACGGTTCCGTTTATACAGACAATGCCAATGACCCGGGATGTGCCGTCTTTCAACTTTCAAATGGGATTCACCATCTGATAGGCGACCCCGGCTTAGCCCATATGGTGCAGCCCTTGATGGAACAGCAGCTCACCGGAAAATCGCCTTTCGTTCTGTTTGCTGATGAAAAATGGGAAACCGCAATCGATGGCTGGGGTCAGCATAAGAAAAAGATTATACGGACAGGTTTTATGTTCGATCAGGGTGTATTTGATCAATTGGCGCTTCCGCAAATCCCTCCTGGATATACATTAGGGCCGATTGGGGAAAACCAGATAAAAGAGAGCACCCAGTATCCGGAGAAATTTTTTGATTTATATTGGGAGGGCACAGAGAATTTTCTGGAAAAAGGAATTGGGCTGTATTTGGCCGACAGCAAAGGCAAAGTGGTCTGTGAGGCGGTTTCGGCCTATTGTACAAATGATTACGGGGATCCGGATATTTTCACGGATATAGATTCCCGTGGAAATGGATATGGAAAGATGGTCGTCCATGCATTTATCAGGGAATGCTTAAAACGGGGCCGGCACCCTAAATGGGAATGTGATGAAGAAAATGCGGGTTCGCAGAAACTGGCAGAGAGTCTCGGGTTTTATAAAATTGGCAAGCATCCATTATATGTATGCTAAAATAGAATAACAGGAAACTGAACAGGCATTCATTCAAGGAGGAACAGCTGTGAAGATTATCGATCGGGACGGGCTCACCATGGTCCAATCACGGGTATCCAGTTTCAATGTGGGGATGACCGTATACTACTTTTTTATAGACGGACTGCTGATTGACACCGGTCCCTCTCGTCTAAGAGGGGATTTCATCCAATTTTTCAACAGCCGTAAAGTCGAACAGGCAGTTTTTACCCACCACCATGAGGATCACACCGGCATGGCGGCCTGGCTGGAACAAAACACGGCTATTCCGCTTTACTTGCACAAGACCGGCCATCCGCAGGCGGAAATGGATGCCAGGCTCCCGCTGTACAGAAGGCTGTTCTGGGGAAAGAGGAAAGCCTTTCGTCCGCAGAATGTGCCGGGAGTGATTGAAACGGAACGGCATCGTTTTGATGTCATCCATACGCCCGGACATGCCCATGACCACGTGGCTCTTTTGGACAAGGAAAATGGAAGGCTATTCAGCGGAGACCTTTATTTGAGCGGCCATCCGAAGTCGATGTTTGCCTTTGAATCTGTCCCCGAGATGGTAAAGTCCATTGAAACCCTACTCCGATATGATTTCGATTATCTCATTTGTTCACACTCCGGATTCATAGAAGATGGAAAAGAAGCGCTCCGCGAGAAGTTGAATTACCTGACAGCTATACAGGAAGAAGTGAAAGGATTATATGAACAGGGGGTTCCGCCCCGCCAGATCAAAAAGCAGCTTTTTCCGAAAATCTCACCCCTCAATATCGTTTCTTTCTTTGAGAACTCACCATACCATATCGTCCGTTCGATTACGGAAGGACTGAAAAAAGGCTATTGAAGGCAGCATCAGCAGAACAGTTGCATTTTCTGCTATGCTGCTTTTTACATATAAGGCCCTATTGTATTGATACTTGCCGGGATTGATTTTCAGTGAAGTTTTTCAAAAAAAGGATTCCCACCGTGCCATGCCTAATATTGTAAGTGAAATGAATTTCAAGGAGGAAATGATATGCGCCTGCAATCAACGATGAAAGACCGCAGCCGGCTGGCGATCACGATTTACAACGATAATTTCGGAGTAGTCAAAGAGACGAGGAATGTGAACGTAACAAATGAAATCACGGAAGTCCTTTATCTCGATGTAGCCGAAAAAATTGAGACAGATTCGATACTGGTTGATGGATTGAAACTGCTGGAAATGAATTATGACTATGATCTTGTCAGCAAAGAAAAATTGCTGGAAAAATATCTTGATCAGCATGTCTATGTAATGGAGAAAGAGACAAAAGCTAAGAAGGAATACCGGCTTCTCAGTGTCAGCAGCGGGCTGGTGCTGGAAAACGTTCAAACAAAGGAAATCGTTGTTGATCCGGAAGGTGAATTGATATTGCCCGGGCTTCCGGGGGAATTGATCGTCCGGCCGTCGCTCATCTGGAAGGTCGTCCCGCAAACGGCTGCGGAAATCAATGTCTCCTACTTGACGAAGGGTCTTGATTGGATTGCCGACTATGTACTGGAACTCGGTGAGGAGACGTTCAAGCTGGCGGGATGGGTCACAATCGACAACCATTCGGGAACGACATATGAAGATGCCCAAATCAAGCTGATAGCGGGGGATGTCCGCAGGGTCGAAGAAGATGATGATCTCGACTATCCTGTGCTGTACGAATCAAATGTGAAAATGAGTGAAGAAGGGTTCACCGAAAAAGCATTTGCCGACTATCATATGTACACACTGCAGAGAACGTCCACATTGAGGAACAATCAATCAAAGCAGGTGAATTTTCTTCAAGCTTCCGATGTACCTTTCAAAAAATACTATGAATATACGAGACATTATGATGGAGCAAGAATTACGCTTGAGTTCCGGAACACGCCGGAGGCAAACCTTGGCATGCCCCTTCCAAAAGGAAAGATAAAGGTATATCAGAACGATCCGGATGACCATTCACTTGAATTTTCCGGAGAAGATGCAATCGGGCATACCCCGAGGAATGAGGTGGTTCAGCTTTATCTTGGCGACGCATTTGACATCAGATGCGAGGGCTGGAAAGCAGACAGCTGGAAGTCAGTTGAAGGGTACGGGTATGAAACGTATGAATACAACATCCGAAATCAAAAAGATGAAGCTGCACTGATGAAAATCACCCATCACATCTATGACAGACACTGGAAAATGGTCGATACAAGCCATGACTACGAGAAGGAAACCGCCTCTGCAATCGTGTTCTGGGTCAAAGTGCCAGCAGCTTCTGAAGAAACGGTTACCTTCAAGTACCGCACAGATGACAGGGTTACAGTGAAAGTGAAAAAGGATGAATAAGAAAAGGCCTCTGCTGAGTACTTTCCTTTTTTAATGCGGAACCAACGGGATAGGGTGCGAATTTGCAGACTTAACTGCAAAGGGATTTGGTCTTTGTTTTTTGTTAGATTACAGATTACTCCGGGATTAGATATAAGTATGGAATGGGGATATATTTTGCGGAGAGGCGCTGAATTGATATTCAGTGCCTGTAATTGTTTGGCGATAAATATAGGTACGGGAAAGAGTGTTTCTGTGATTTTGATGGGGCAGGAACCAGGAATAGGGGCACTGAATGTGGATTCAGTGCTTATAATTTGAACCAGAACCTAGAATAAGGGCACTGAATGAAGATTCAGTACCTATAATTCGTGCGGAACCCGGATTACGAGCA contains:
- the metH gene encoding methionine synthase, producing MADNTALFQQQLKKKILVIDGAMGTMLQDAELTAEDFGGPEFEGCNEILTETRPDLLLHIHRTYLKAKADIIETNTFGATSIVLAEYDIADRAYELNVESAKLARQAADEFSTDEWPRFVAGSMGPTTKTLSVTGGSTFEKMADAYEEQARGLIDGGADLLLLETSQDMLNVKAGFNSIARAFEKTGKKIPLMLSGTIEPMGTTLAGQNIEAFYLSAEHMEPVSVGLNCATGPEFMTDHLRTLSGLATAAVSCYPNAGLPDEEGHYHETPELLAKKLAAFAEKGWVNIVGGCCGTTPAHIEAIAEAVGEYEPRQILDHTHGHAVSGIEPLVYDESMRPLLVGERTNVIGSKKFKRLIREEKFEEASEVARAQVKAGAHVIDVCLADPDREEVQDMDRFIREVVKKVKVPLVIDSTDEDVIERALLHSQGKAIINSINLEDGEERFAAVVPLLKKYGGAVVVGTIDEEGMAVTAERKLEVARRSHDLLVNKYGLQPSDLIFDPLVFPVGTGDEEYIGSAEATVEGIRLIKEALPESLTILGVSNVSFGLPPVGREVLNAVYMYHCTKAGLDYAIVNTEKLERYASIPEEEVKLADDLLFNTNDETLAAFTAFYRGKKKESKVQSESLTLEERLSAYIIEGTKEGLYKDLDEALEKYEDPLDIINGPLMDGMAEVGRLFNDNQLIVAEVLQSAEAMKAAVSHLEPYMETNDNSSSKGKVLLATVKGDVHDIGKNLVDIILSNNGFNVVDLGIKVTPAELIEAIRNEKPDLLGLSGLLVKSAREMVITAQDLKASGIELPILVGGAALSRKFTDGKIAPEYGGPVIYAKDAMQGLSLANDLQNESRRAGLLEQIGERQSRQAAKAPAAASGSATAVAVKTKKADIAEAPVYVPKDTDRHILKDIPVAHLLPYVNMQMLLGHHLGLKGKVNEMLADKHEKAVVLKEVIDGILAEHEAEPIFEPAGVYQFFPAQEDGDTIFIYQPDDHAKVLETFEFPRQNKPPHLCLSDFLRGKGSGTMDYAGFMAVTSGRKVREKAEEYKANGEFLKSHAVQALALELAEGFAERMHQLMRDQWGFPDRPDMTMQERFSAKYQGQRFSFGYPACPDLEDQEKLFRLITPEDAGIDLTDGFMMSPEASVSAMVFAHPQARYFNVL
- a CDS encoding YwpF family protein; this translates as MKTFKLKSFFILSEEGTQSKLHEIPLVDGLIINREEANHRWLIEALALEEDVAHVINELEAGDLKVEVTITKRDNPPAAFVARLRSITKLEEHISVLLDAVMIQDKKDVSDILLGDLIEEGYTGDDLLEKFKKIKKDRGKEYREKLANYLQEK
- a CDS encoding PAS domain S-box protein → MKDHSLFAETFYQSGVGQALLYMDGSIADVNNAFCEFTGYSKEEIKELGVFGITYPDDYDSDEERFAMLRRQEINHYQMEKRYRRKGGGFRWGLLNASIIQDGTDGEPFIYSQVQDITERKKMLQDLEESEERYRSLVEHAPDGIFVHDERFLYVNPAFARMLGAGSPHEIEGLQTSSFFTKPERVPVRRQPEEFPNSSLEPKRFETELAAVDGTSIEVEVTAFNTHFNGRPAVQAIVRDVTERNKMNQWLQRSEKLSMVGQLAAAVAHEIRNPLTSVKGFMQLFKETKTYSDTYTDIVFEELDRVETIINEFLTLAKPKVDIHFEQTSLARLIKQVVTLLETQAQLDNHQIMCDIDPDMEEIECESGLLKQVLINVIKNGLESLDAKGTVRVTAVQADEKTVKIEVTDNGSGIPADRLKHIGEPFYSTKEKGTGLGLMTSYKNIEIHKGSLGIESEVGEGTKVTIVLPVDQKQDEEFKE
- a CDS encoding acetate uptake transporter; translated protein: MNQSQTTQRIQITTADPSALGLFGLAMVTLVASSAKLGWTDGVSFVLPWAIFLGGLAQLFASFHDAKHNNTFGTTAFGAFGLFWLGIGTSWLIEYGVFGEAAAAAVDSRQLGIAFIGYLIFSLFMTVGAMETHKVLFIIFVLIDFLFIGLAFSTLGIAPEAMHQLAAVSELLIALFSFYGSAASVLNTHFGKVIIPVGKPFGIFIKTPAARTRTIGPSKSSHSAGS
- a CDS encoding GNAT family N-acetyltransferase: MDRETFNHTFSYSILEGIVNGSVYTDNANDPGCAVFQLSNGIHHLIGDPGLAHMVQPLMEQQLTGKSPFVLFADEKWETAIDGWGQHKKKIIRTGFMFDQGVFDQLALPQIPPGYTLGPIGENQIKESTQYPEKFFDLYWEGTENFLEKGIGLYLADSKGKVVCEAVSAYCTNDYGDPDIFTDIDSRGNGYGKMVVHAFIRECLKRGRHPKWECDEENAGSQKLAESLGFYKIGKHPLYVC
- a CDS encoding MBL fold metallo-hydrolase — protein: MKIIDRDGLTMVQSRVSSFNVGMTVYYFFIDGLLIDTGPSRLRGDFIQFFNSRKVEQAVFTHHHEDHTGMAAWLEQNTAIPLYLHKTGHPQAEMDARLPLYRRLFWGKRKAFRPQNVPGVIETERHRFDVIHTPGHAHDHVALLDKENGRLFSGDLYLSGHPKSMFAFESVPEMVKSIETLLRYDFDYLICSHSGFIEDGKEALREKLNYLTAIQEEVKGLYEQGVPPRQIKKQLFPKISPLNIVSFFENSPYHIVRSITEGLKKGY
- a CDS encoding DUF4139 domain-containing protein; translation: MRLQSTMKDRSRLAITIYNDNFGVVKETRNVNVTNEITEVLYLDVAEKIETDSILVDGLKLLEMNYDYDLVSKEKLLEKYLDQHVYVMEKETKAKKEYRLLSVSSGLVLENVQTKEIVVDPEGELILPGLPGELIVRPSLIWKVVPQTAAEINVSYLTKGLDWIADYVLELGEETFKLAGWVTIDNHSGTTYEDAQIKLIAGDVRRVEEDDDLDYPVLYESNVKMSEEGFTEKAFADYHMYTLQRTSTLRNNQSKQVNFLQASDVPFKKYYEYTRHYDGARITLEFRNTPEANLGMPLPKGKIKVYQNDPDDHSLEFSGEDAIGHTPRNEVVQLYLGDAFDIRCEGWKADSWKSVEGYGYETYEYNIRNQKDEAALMKITHHIYDRHWKMVDTSHDYEKETASAIVFWVKVPAASEETVTFKYRTDDRVTVKVKKDE